One segment of Setaria viridis chromosome 4, Setaria_viridis_v4.0, whole genome shotgun sequence DNA contains the following:
- the LOC117852034 gene encoding uncharacterized protein At3g28850, producing MGCKGSKHALHGGCGPPPERRRSSGRLASSRRHSVALRSAASLGTLSLDRAAAAAAAAVGVSFDDDAFRGGGDEGMMKAGNDVVDGAAGKLLGPPRPVAVPLPKRQKRVVAAPPPPRVAPRTPTKTPVRGPPEEINVWELMKGLDDEEEGEGDDSDQEEEDDDGRGHCVERKAQSAPGSPVFDPEILDAFRKALDELTPDSPLPDFVKRGGDGFEKREIQMFPGIVRARVSLLQEKINAKTKLAKKASPPPESAGRVVVYLTSLRGIRQTYEDCWSTSAILRSYGVRVDERDLSMHAGFKDELRAALGGDGDGEGRRPQPLPQVFVDGRHLGGAEEVRRLHEGGELAAALETCDAAPLAKGGAALQTCNSCGGVRFVPCDVCSGSCKVFVEDGAVAGAFRRCPECNENGLVRCSVC from the coding sequence ATGGGCTGCAAGGGGTCCAAGCACGCGCTGCACGGGGGGTgcgggccgccgccggagcggcggaggagctcgGGCCGCTTGGCGTCGTCGCGGCGGCACTCCGTCGCGCTGCGGTCGGCCGCGTCGCTCGGGACGCTCAGCCTCGAccgcgctgcggcggcggctgccgcggccgtgggCGTGTCTTTTGATGACGACGCCTTCCGGGGCGGGGGAGACGAGGGGATGATGAAGGCCGGCAacgacgtcgtcgacggcgccgcgggGAAGCTGCTCGGGCCGCCGCGGCCAGTGGCCGTGCCGCTGCCGAAGCGGCAGAagagggtggtggcggcgccgccgccgccgagggtgGCGCCGCGGACGCCCACTAAGACGCCGGTGCGCGGGCCGCCCGAGGAGATCAACGTGTGGGAGCTCATGAAGGGgctcgacgacgaggaggagggggagggcgaCGATAGTGatcaagaggaggaagacgacgacggccgcggtCACTGTGTGGAGCGGAAGGCGCAGTCGGCGCCCGGGTCGCCGGTGTTCGATCCGGAAATACTGGACGCGTTCCGCAAGGCGCTCGACGAGCTGACGCCCGACTCGCCTCTCCCTGATTTCGTCAAACGCGGCGGAGACGGCTTCGAGAAGCGCGAGATTCAGATGTTCCCGGGCATCGTGCGCGCGCGGGTCAGCCTGCTCCAGGAAAAGATCAACGCCAAGACGAAGCTAGCCAAGaaggcctcgccgccgccggagagcgCGGGGCGGGTCGTGGTGTACCTCACCAGCCTCCGTGGGATCCGGCAGACGTACGAGGACTGCTGGTCCACGAGCGCGATCCTGCGCAGCTACGGCGTGCGCGTCGACGAGCGCGACCTGTCGATGCACGCCGGGTTCAAGGACGAGCTCCGCGCCGCGCTcggcggagacggcgacggcgaaggcCGCCGGCCGCAGCCGCTCCCGCAGGTGTTCGTGGACGGGCGGCATCtgggcggcgccgaggaggtcCGCCGCCTGCACGAGGGCGGGGAGCTGGCGGCGGCCCTCGAGACCTGCGACGCGGCGCCTCTCGCCAAGGGAGGCGCTGCGTTGCAGACCTGCAACAGCTGCGGCGGGGTGCGGTTCGTGCCGTGCGACGTGTGCTCCGGCAGCTGCAAGGTGTTCGTGGAggacggcgccgtcgccggcgcgtTCAGGCGGTGCCCGGAGTGCAACGAGAACGGGCTAGTGAGATGCTCCGTTTGCTAG